The region gcagtctACTGAAATCACCCATAATAGAGCAAATTGCAAACAAATGTATCCCACTCCGGAGAGTGAGGATCTCACTCCAGAGCAGGGGAAcaatgtgaggaggaaggaacagagacaaagtgtgatgaactgactgcaacttGCCATTCCCCATCCACCCTGTACCACTCATgtcagaggaaggagaagagtaggaaatgaaggagagaagttgagcctgggaagaagtaaaggggcagggaaaggtggttttagttttcctttttgtttctcacCATGCTGCTCTATTTTTAAAGTTGATATTCCCCAAGTCAACTCTACTTTGCCCACGATGGTAATTGGTAAGTAATCTCCCTATCTTTGCCTTGAGCCACAAGGTTTTCCATCTTACTTTCTCCCctcatcctgctgaggagggggagtgagagagcagctgagtGGGCACATGACAGCCAACCAAGTTCAACTATCCACAACTACTTGGTTGCAGAAGCTGTAATGCAACAACTTTTTCCAAAATACTATTTACCTGCTACCTTTTCAGAAGATCAACATGGAAGCTGCTCAGACCAAAGAGCTAAGCTTATCCTCTGTCCCTAAGCAACCTAGACTGTGTAGTTACATTACTCAGCAATACAGATTGTAATGCAATGTAACAGAGACTGTAGCGGAGTCCAGTATACAAGAGAATGAAGGACTCTGCCTAAGACTTAATTTAGAGGCTGATCGCAGCAGCATAAACAGAGACATATTCCGTTGATACTTGCCACAGGATCCCTTTTTGGGCCAATCTGTTTTAAGAAACAATCAATCCTTTCCATCATCATTTCTGCCTCCCCAGACTACATGACAGCAAATGAACTTGACAGCAGATGAGTTAAGCAATTACATTTGCCATGTTCATGTAAGCTAAGAACTCACATTTAATATTTGGCAGCACTTTGTCATCTTCTAGAGACCATGAACACCTGACAAACCCCGTAATTTCCCTTCTCAAAACCTATCTGATCAAATGGTATATTTCCAAATACATTGATAAGTGTAATAGTTTATCCACAAATGTAAGACGCTACTGTCAATATTTGCAgtctgaaatacaggaaaacacAACATTATGAAGTTAATACAGAATATATATCCTAGATGTATGCATCTGCAGTGCAGTTATGGAGAAAGTTACCATTTACAACATGAAAATGGGGTGTTAAGAGAGGCAAAAAGAGGTACAGAGAAGCTCCTCTCTTTTGCTGCGTACTCCCACACTTCTATTCACATTACCTGTCTGCACAGGACACACTGTTAGGATCAACTGCCAATGCACTCTGAGTCAGAAGGACAAATTTATGATTTTCAATAGGTGCAAGTTTCCACTGACTACGCTGAGGATCAAGAAATTCCTGTTACCACTTAACCTATTcaataaagcagttttaaaaaaaaggctgaacACACTCACCAGCTCTGGTGGCTGCATGTCATCACAGGCATCCACGTGACACTGCATCATCTTCCAGACACAATATAataggaggaaaagaggaaagaaaactaaattaagTCCACATCATGCAGACTTAGAGGTAACTTGTCAAGCAAATACAGTACATACTGGTACAGAGAAACATTTATACTACAACAAAGACTTAAAAGTATGTGATTTAAGACCACTTTCAGGACTCACTCccttttaatttcactttgaGGGAACTCTATGTGGTCACTCACTTCTTCCCCTCTTTCTGTGGTACAGACATATTTTTCCTCTAACAAACGTCAGGCAGCTAATGGCAGAGCAAAGGttgagcaaactttttttttcttttagaacacCTTCAAGTGCTATTACCTatcaaaatcttttatttctgcCACGTGTTAGAAAATGAAGGTTTAGTAAGATTGAAACAAGTAACTGTCAGCAATTATCTCCATGCCAACAGCAGGTCAAACAGGAAAGATACTGCTTCTCATGTTCATTCATTTCCATATACCTCATATAGCCAGTAACAAGACTAACAATCTGCTGCTGCCTAACTatatatcacattttaaaaacataattaaatttcTAATCTAGGATTTCTTTCTTCCAGAATTCTAGTTTTACCAATTGATGTCCATTTGTGCACTCTAAAACCAGCTTCTCAAACAGGATGTCTTAACACACGTAACAGAATATTCTACTCTGCAGACTCATTTGTGGTAGGGACTACTCGTACTAGAATTGAAACCAGATGACACACTGGTTGGACGAGGCAAGGAGCTTAACTTGTAGATccaatgaaagaaaatgcatgcaGTCCTAACTGACACCAAATTCTTTCATCataaattttctgttttttttttaacagagtgaTCTAGGAGAATGGAACTGTTACTTTCTTCCAGCATCTGCATTGATAAATAGAAGGGCTGTCATATATTCTTCCTTTACTGACTTTTTACATGCTTGTTAATGTCGCATCTCTTAAACATGAAGAACATTTTGTATTCTTTTAAAGTGTACGTGCCTTTATTCAAGTGTTTGTATGTCAAGACACgtgtatgtacacatacatatatagatttAAAAAAGAGATGAAGAATTAGGAAGCATTTAAAGGATCAAAAGCACATCAGAAGTCTGAAGGCACAGAAGTCTGTGAAGAGACAATTAACTTAGAAGGAGACATTCTGATTTAAGTCTCTATTAactcagattttaaaatgttcagtACTTAGAAAATTTTAGTACATaatcagttaattaaaaaaaaaggtgaggggaTAGAATGACTTCATATGCTTGCCCACTTCATGTTCCACCCCTCCCGCTAGTATCTTTGTGCATTTATGCACCTGAAAGATACCTGAGGATGAGGGCCTtaaagaaatactggaaatacaTTCAGCCTTTTTCAACTGTCAGAATAGCCCTTATGGTCGACAGACATTTGATCTGAAGTACTACGCACTGAAATATATAGCTCTGTTAACAGAGAAACAACACAAGTCTGTCCTTCAGCATAAAGCTTCAGAACAGAGATTATAAACCAAATGAACTATTTCAACGGCAGTGCATAATTAAACTGCAACTGTAAGCCAGCCTAACAGACAAGCATTTTCTTAAGTAGGTGACTCTGCCTGGGCAAGGGGAATTAACCtatcttttaaaatcaaaatgaattATTCTCATCTCAGTATTTACAAGGCTGTCAATACTGTCATAACTCTGGAATTCCAGAAAATTCACAGTTCAGCATTTAGTTTTAAAGGTCTTGAACTACTCAATCTTTCTGCCTTTGGTGGAAAAGAgaactggccaaaaaaaaaattctatacaTTCAACATTTCCATGATTTTTGAGATGTTTATCCAGGAAAAGCATCTATTTGTGCCTTTTATTGCACCAACCACAATGGCGTTGGTTTACTCTAGTTTAAGTGTTTTGATAGAGAATGGTTTCTATATGAAACTAAGGGTAGCATAGGAAGACCTTACATTTCTGGCATGACACTTCCAGCTCCAGCCTCACAGTCCATGTGAAGGCTTCCTATCTGCTTACACAATTTAGCATACTAGGATTATGGTTTATTAAAACTAGAAATTAAATACAGTCTTTGTTGGGAAGCAGTCCTGACTTTAAACAGGCTATCGTACTTGATCATAAAGGAGCCAAAGCCATGAGATGAACAGCTTCACtgtgaagaggaaataaaattgctttttgaaacaaacaaaaaaaaaaatgaacagagatgACTCCACTTACTTGTAGAAACTCATGTCAAGAAAACAAAGATCAACCTGACAAAAGTCAGGCTAAAGAGAAGTCAAAAAGGATCTTCTATTCTAGCTGgaatgtaataaaaatagaaCACACTACTGCTCAAGAGTCAAGCTAAGTAAGACTGTGTTCAACCAGATACCCAAAGAAGGGCACGCTGCTCAGTTCATACGCTCCAGCACTGGCTTTATTAGCCGCAAACACAAAAACTGAGCTTTGAAAACATGTAAATACAAATAAAGTAATCCTGGACATGTACTACTCAATTATTCTAGTTTCTTAACATGTAGAGTAGCATGGGTAACacttttttttgtaactgtgtgCAgatctttccttttaatatttctaGTAAGCATGTGACATTCTTGTAATATGTACTTCCAGTAACTCCTACTCCCAAGAAGGAGGAAATGTGTAGAGCCCATTTAAGTAGCCCATTTTatagcccctctcctctcctttctctttcattcatttaaaagaaaaaaaaaataatcttgtctcACCTCTCATTTTAAAGAAGGTGCCAACCAAAgccagaggagaaaagaagattgTTACTATTGAGATCTACCTCCCAGACACATATGATTTCTCCTCCCAGGAAAGAGGAATCTAGTGCAACAGCAAATGACTGCTGGAAAGTTGCATTTCGGAGTTGAACATGGAAGACTATCTTTAAGCCCATTTTTGAACTTCTATATactatgaaatgtttttttcctcagcattacGTATTAGCATTAATATGGTTATTGTACCTAATTTAACTTAGGATTCAACTTAGTGGTGGCTCTAGCTCCAAAACATTCGTAATGAAGTGTATCTTCTGCACACAGCGAAACCAGCAAATAACCAAGAATTGATTCAAAACAGCAATCACTTTTCAGATAAGCTAGAGCTCCTCATAGATGCTATTCTATAATCTGTATCATTCTATCTATACTTTGGTTCTTCAACATTAGTGTTAAGAACGCTTGTATGAATCAAAGAACTTCAGAGAAGGTTGTTCTGATGTTTTGTGCCTCAATAGCCTACCAATTCCTACTTCTGTcaccctcatttaaaaaaaaaataaatctaaaagacAGTCAGTGCAAGAAAACGTACAGGGTGGAGTACAGTCAAACTTTCTGTATCTATTTTGATggcaaggaggaaagaaaaaagagatcatGTCTCAGTTACCACTTAGACCCCAAACATTCCTACACGGGAAGGACCATCTGTACAGAAAGAACCATGCATTTCCCACACTTAAGTGCATGTGTTCAGCAACAGTGTATTCAGACAATCAGCACGCTAACTGTGCTACAAAACAGAACAAGGCAAATTTTAAACTCATACCATGCCATCATAACGGTCTCCCGGTCTGCCCCTTCGGTCATAGGACATAAGatcactaaaatgaaaaaaaaaaaaacagcagcacaTTAATTGCATTATAAACTAGTTCATCTGTTCCAATTTAAATATTCACATTCATGGTTCACACACAACCTAATTTCAAACTACTCTACCTAAGTACTGAATTAACAGAAGAGTTTCAAAACTACTGTCTATAGTCCTGGTAGATTACTACAGTGCAGCAAATAATTAAATTCCagtacttttcaaaatattttggtctAATATACACTCACTAATAACTGTTACCAACATGATGAACATGATTCAGGAGATTGTACACAACTTGAATTTTGTATAATACATTTATGCAACAACTCACCCGCCAcgaggaggtggtggaggaggaagaggaagattaCGAGCTCTGCTGCCACCTCTACCACCACGAcctggtggaggtggtggaggtCCTCTGCGAGGACTCATATCATCATAATCTCTTCTTGATGGAGGCATAGGTCGTCCACCACGACCAGGCGGCATTCGATCAAAACCTCCTCTTCCACGCATCGGAAAGCCTACTGGACGTCCCCTTCTATCATCAAACATCATTGTGAAGCCACCATAGTCATATGTTTCATCGTAGAAATTGGGATCGTAAGGCTGGGCCCGTCCTTTAATTGGAGACTGAAACACAAAAAACAATCCCCCCCAACGCAATTAGAACTATTACAATTGGCATACTTAAATTAATAcattaaatgcataaatatgaATTTATGCACTTGGAACATGTTCTTGATTTCACAATGCTGGTAAGAAAGGAGGAGATGGTGATGTCTTTCCTGTGAACTTAATGATAGAAACTGCTGTTACATAGCAGCAGCAAATAAGTTTTGTCTCCCTTCCTCTTCAATTTTTGCATCTCAGTGATATGCAGAGCACGAATAATGACACAGTAGTATCAAAAattgcttccctcccccccagtaACATGCACTCCAATTCCAAAAAACGCAAACAGTTTCAAAAGGTGGTAACAATCACTTTGCTACTTGGAAAGCAGGAGGTACtgaattcaaaacagaaaagataccATTTTTAAATGATCCCTAACATTCAGGAATGccaatgaaagaataaaataaatttaataaatgttaCCTCAGAGATAAGATCCAAGATAATCTTGATACATTCAACGACTCTATCAGGTTTTCCACCAATAAGGACCACTCTGTCAGTAGAATGAGGACAACACTCTTGGAATAGCTTAATGGTGGTCTGAGTgttctgttgaagaaaaaaaaataaatccaagattGTCTAATATAAGGACTGTAAAAAACCTGATAAtcccattaaaacatttttaaagaaacaattcaAAAGACAATTAAATTATCAGCCACTTTAAATGCATGATTGCTTCCGAGTTCTCACAACAAATGTAATTTTagggttactttttttaaaaataagatctgTGCTGACATAGTTTTGtatcaagaggaaaaaagttcaattttctcctcttttactTATGGCCCACCTACACCATCATTTATTCAAATACTAGCAAAAGGACCACATATACATTGTGACCTTACAGGTTGTATTAACCTTCATATATCAAGAAAACATCCTTTGGATGAAAGACAGTGATGTTGCTAGGATTATGCCTAATTATCTTGCCTTTCTCAACCCATGCAAACAGGTATCAGCTTATACCTGAACTAACCTGAAATTGCCTCTGACACAATGCcaagaaaggacagaaaacagaGGTGTTTTAAGTTCATAGAGACAATCAGCTTTTTTAAATCTCATTCcttcactgaaagaaaacagtggtCTTCCAGGaggtagaattaaaaaaatatataaaaattaagtcCTTTCACTGTTAAAACTCAGACATCTATTGAATTATCATCATTAGAGTTTGTGGACATGCATTCACCCTAAGCCATTTTGCATGTCCAACCACATAACTAAATCTAGACTATGCAGCAGTTCATTCCAGAAGGAGTGATGAAtgccattttaatttaaaaaaaaaataaaaaattcttgacTTTACTTCTGATGGTTTGCAAGAAAGTTGCAACTCACAGATCTATCTCAACATCAAAATCATGTATGCAGTATGTCCTGGAGGAATTACTGCACGTAAGATACTTACACTTACCCCTTATGAACACAAACACTAAGTTCTTTATTGAACAAAACCCAAATCTTGTAAGAACAAAAAACAAGTACCTCTCTGAGTTCTTTAATTTTAGCACCCTTGACACCAATAATTCCTCCTGCCAAACTTTGGTGAATGAGAAGTCTTAATTCGCAGTCGAAGTCGCTGCCTTTGTAGTGTTGATACTGTAAGAAGGATACatataaggaaaagaataaaatattagtcacataaattttaaaaatatttgggggTTTGGCAAGTTTTTTCTCCAAACACAACGGCATGACTTGATTTATTGCTGAATTGTAGTCCTGTATTTCCTTTGATAGGATCGGAACTACTTAAGCACCTCACTCTCAACATGAACTGATGTAAAATCAGTTTTCCATTTATGACATTACATTCCACAACTTTCTACAAAGATGCAAGAAGATATCAAACAGTGCAACATTCTTACTGACAAAGCCAATGCAGGATACAAGTTACAATACAACTACTTCAAACCAGGATGAAAGAAGTCTGAAGGCAAGTATTTTGAAAGGGGTGAGGCTGTCTGAAACATTCATTTAATAAACAGTGACTTTGTCCTCTACCCAAAAAATGCCAACATGTAGTTTGACAGCCATAACCCTTCTTTAAAAGGATTTTGTTCTTTATGTTCTAATTTACTATATTCAAAAAGCAGCAAATCACATAGAACCATCTTGTCTCAAAAGCTAATTTTTTACCTCTAAGAAGAAACAAACACTAAGAGACATACCTCTTCTAAAGTAGGGATAATCTTCTTCAAGATTTCTCCAATTGTCTCTATATCCGCACTTATACTCAAGATGCTGTTGGAAGCCATGATGCCAGACAATATGGagaaggtggaaaagaaaaaagtaaatttttttcatcATCATACACAAAATTCTAGCAAGATTTATTAGACAGAAGAGCTTACAATTATTATTCCCCATTTAAAGTAAACCTGTTTGCTCAATTTACAACACATGCATCTTTGTTTATGCCCAATATATATGCATGATAAATTTAAGATTAGGTAGGtcttgcagagagagagaaagaaagacagaatggGCTTTTGGAAGGGCTCAGATTAAGTGGGCAAGAAATTGACGCAGAACTGAAAGTAGAAGTGAATATTCATGTTCCCCGCCACCACTAATTTAGGAAACCCTCGCTATTATATTGGTAAAACCGGCACACCTTCTCATAGAAAAAGTGGGGATATGCAAGTGGTGAACACTGTATCTGGAGTAAGGTTATGAGACCAGTTAGAAATCAGATTACTAATGGGCTctccaagaaaacaaatacaaatgcaagacaaaaaaaagacaaaacaaatgaGAAGTGAAGGAAAGTGAACCAGAGTTAGCATTTCATCAGAAATAATTATGAACAGGCAATGTTGAAGGGAGCAAGGTGGGCCACAAAGACAGAGCGAGAGACTATTTTGAAACAATTTGATTTACAATGCAGCAAATATGCAACACTTGAAGCTGTGCTCCTTCCATTGAAATAAAATTAGTGGATTGTTTGGGTGGGCAACTCACGTAAAAGTTCAGTGACAAAAAGACTTAATGgggaaaataagacagaaaacttgaaaaaaaaaacaatacaccGTCTATAAGGGGATACTATTTAATCATATCAAAGGCAggtaataaaatacatttctctctTTCTAATCAGGCAGTGAGGCATAAACTGTTGGGACATACCGCTCGGGGCCACTGCTGTCTGGGACTGAAACACTGGCATTGTACTGCATTGGTCATTGGCGTTCGTGGATGTTGGCATTGGGCATGGGTATTCAATCGGAAGTTGTCAAGTATGGTACCCGTTTGGCAACGAGCACATTTTTGGGCATAGCCAACCAGGGTTTTCACATGGGCGTTCAGGGGCGGATGGGCCAACGTCATGGTGGGCAACGCAGGGGCAAGTCGATCCAGTACATGGGCAACGGAGATATATGGCCAAAAaaacaaggagagggaaaagggggaaaagcaataaattttaatttaatacaaACTATACTCATTACTCTCAATTAATGAAACAAGCTTAAGTTGTTCTGAAGACTAATACAATAACGGATTGCTACACCGACTGTGGCTTAACAGAATGGACCTTAAAAATGAGTCACTTGATCTGACTAAACTACTTTTTACTTTTAGCATATGATGTTTCAGTAGCAGGCTGGCTCATGAGGGTAGACACAAAACCTGTCGAGATCGGTATTACTAGAACGTTGGGCAAATTGGGAAAGTTAGTTTTCCAGACCAATGTAAATTATCTGGACTTAGGTGATGTATtgattcacttaaaaaaataaaacaaaacaaaattcacaaaaagaaaaagaagccctaAAAGAAAAGATACAACTAGCTGCCAAAGTTAGTGAGCATATGTATGATTCCTGACAATTTCAACTTAAACCTCAATTCTAGTTGCGGTAGTTTATGAACTTAGTTGGAACTGACTTGTAGTGATGCATTGCCAAATTTTGTGTTGAACACGGTCTTGATCAGAAAAACTGCTGAAATTGTAGCTGATGTTAAGGTGCAGGAGTGTAAACAAATGGAATTTAAGAAGCGTTGCCAAGTTTTATAAATACACAACATTAATGCTGAGCATGTGTCTAATCACAACAGTCAACCCACTG is a window of Numenius arquata chromosome Z, bNumArq3.hap1.1, whole genome shotgun sequence DNA encoding:
- the HNRNPK gene encoding heterogeneous nuclear ribonucleoprotein K isoform X1 gives rise to the protein METEQQEETFTNTETNGKRPAEDMEEEQAFKRSRNTDEMVELRILLQSKNAGAVIGKGGKNIKALRTDYNASVSVPDSSGPERILSISADIETIGEILKKIIPTLEEYQHYKGSDFDCELRLLIHQSLAGGIIGVKGAKIKELRENTQTTIKLFQECCPHSTDRVVLIGGKPDRVVECIKIILDLISESPIKGRAQPYDPNFYDETYDYGGFTMMFDDRRGRPVGFPMRGRGGFDRMPPGRGGRPMPPSRRDYDDMSPRRGPPPPPPGRGGRGGSRARNLPLPPPPPPRGGDLMSYDRRGRPGDRYDGMMMQCHVDACDDMQPPELFEGGSGYDYSYAGGRGSYGDLGGPIITTQVTIPKDLAGSIIGKGGQRIKQIRHESGASIKIDEPLEGSEDRIITITGTQDQIQNAQYLLQNSVKQYADVEGF
- the HNRNPK gene encoding heterogeneous nuclear ribonucleoprotein K isoform X2, with protein sequence METEQQEETFTNTETNGKRPAEDMEEEQAFKRSRNTDEMVELRILLQSKNAGAVIGKGGKNIKALRTDYNASVSVPDSSGPERILSISADIETIGEILKKIIPTLEEYQHYKGSDFDCELRLLIHQSLAGGIIGVKGAKIKELRENTQTTIKLFQECCPHSTDRVVLIGGKPDRVVECIKIILDLISESPIKGRAQPYDPNFYDETYDYGGFTMMFDDRRGRPVGFPMRGRGGFDRMPPGRGGRPMPPSRRDYDDMSPRRGPPPPPPGRGGRGGSRARNLPLPPPPPPRGGDLMSYDRRGRPGDRYDGMMMQCHVDACDDMQPPELFEGGSGYDYSYAGGRGSYGDLGGPIITTQVTIPKDLAGSIIGKGGQRIKQIRHESGASIKIDEPLEGSEDRIITITGTQDQIQNAQYLLQNSVKQYSGKFF